In one window of Gopherus evgoodei ecotype Sinaloan lineage unplaced genomic scaffold, rGopEvg1_v1.p scaffold_40_arrow_ctg1, whole genome shotgun sequence DNA:
- the IER2 gene encoding immediate early response gene 2 protein has product MEVQKEAQRIMTLSVWKMYNSRLQRGGLRLHRSLQLSLVMRSAREVYLSAKLEEDEEGRLGPQPGPAEEGAGQTPLQPAACPGPLAPEERAAPADRGNAPGAGDPEPMETQDSSGDLPPATPAPGAGRQPARGGSLPPPGKASRKRRSSSLDKPGAAEAGLVPTKKARLEAEEEEGERQPQGQDGPFPSLAKVLQTRFSGMLRGGPAKGPEPTPGCRPGDGVLSILVRAVVAF; this is encoded by the coding sequence ATGGAGGTGCAGAAGGAAGCCCAGCGCATCATGACCCTGTCGGTGTGGAAGATGTACAACTCCCGCCTGCAGCGCGGCGGGCTGCGGCTGCACCGGAGCCTGCAGCTGTCGCTGGTCATGCGGAGCGCCCGGGAGGTTTATCTCTCGGCCAAGCTGGAGGAGGACGAGGAGGGGCGACTGGGGCCGCAGCCCGGCCCGGCGGAGGAAGGCGCCGGCCAGACCCCGCTGCAGCCAGCCGCCTGCCCCGGCCCCCTGGCGCCGGAGGAGCGGGCAGCCCCCGCGGACCGTGGAAACGCTCCGGGCGCAGGCGATCCGGAGCCCATGGAGACGCAGGACAGCAGCGGGGACTTGCCCCCGGCGACTCCAGCGCCCGGGGCCGGTAGGCAGCCGGCGCGGGGCGGTTCGTTGCCACCCCCGGGCAAAGCCAGCAGGAAACGGCGGAGCAGCAGCTTGGACAAGCCGGGGGCCGCCGAGGCCGGACTGGTGCCCACCAAGAAGGCCCGGCTGGAGGCGGAGGAAGAGGAGGGCGAGCGGCAGCCCCAGGGACAGGacggccccttccccagcctggccaaAGTCCTGCAGACCCGCTTCTCTGGGATGCTGCGGGGCGGCCCCGCAAAGGGCCCCGAGCCCACGCCGGGCTGCCGGCCCGGGGACGGGGTGCTCAGCATACTGGTCCGAGCCGTGGTGGCCTTTTAA